A region of the Pseudobacteroides sp. genome:
TTTGTGAAGGGGGCTAATAGATGGCTTACGATCAGATTTGGAAACAGGATGAAGAAAATCTGAACAATGTCGAGAAAATCAAATTAAGAAGAGACGGGCTTGATGTTGTTGACACAATTATAAATAAATACTCAAAGCAAGGACTGGATTCGGTATCAGAGGATGATAAGATACTTTTAAAATGGGCAGGGATTTATGAACAAAGGCCCAAAACCGGTCAGTTCATGCTAAGGGTGCGTATCAATACGGGAATAATGAGTTCGGTTCAGGCAAAAACATTGGCAGACATCTCTCATAAGTATGGCAGGGATTATGCCAGAATAAGTACAAGGGGTGCAGTTCAATTTTATAATATTGAGATAAATGATTTGCCGGATATTTTTAAGATGCTTGAAAGTGTGGGGCTTGCAAGCTATGAGTCCTGTGGTGATTGTCCTAGGACTGTTGTAGGCAATCCTTTAGCAGGAATTGATAAAGATGAGTTAATGGATACAACTGACATAGTTAATGAGGTAAATAACTTTTTTCTCTTAAACAGAGACTTTTCCAACTTGCCGAGAAAATTTAAGATTTCAATATCATCAAGCATAAACAACCCGGGAAATTGCGAAATAAATGACATTTCCTTTACTCCTGCGGTTAAGGTAGTTGATGGAAATGAAGTTATTGGGTTTCATTTTAGAGTGGGTGGAGGGCTTTCAACAAAACCTAATATGGCAAAAGAGGTTGATGCCTTTGTTCTTCCGGAGGATGTCTTAAGGGTAGTGGTAGGAGCTGCAACAATATTCAGGGACTTTGGTTACAGAAAAAGCAGAAATCATGCCCGCTTGAAGTTTCTTATAGAAGACTGGGGAGTAGAAAAATTTACCCAGAAATTGTTTGAGTATACAGGCAAGCTGCCGTCAAAGGGCATAGACAAGGTAGAAAATTGGAACAGCTCATATTTCTATGGTGTTAATAAGCAAAAGCAAAAAGATAAAAGCTATATTGGAATACATGTACCGTTAGGAAGCCTAAAATCAGGCCAGTTAACTGAATTGGCCAAGATAAGTGAAAGGTTTGGCGATGGTTTTATAAGAACCACTTCAAGCCAGAATATTATTATAACAGGGATTAAGAATTCTGATATTGATGAGGTATTAAGCCTGCCAATTTTTAAGGATTTGAGCCCAAATCCCAAAACATTTTTAAGTCATTTAGTGGCGTGTACCGGTTCAAAGTACTGTAATCTTGCCCTGGCAGACACACAAAAAATCGGGGAAAGGCTTGCAAGCTATCTTGACAGCAAACTGAAGCCTGATACACCTATACGTATAAACATAACAGGCTGTCCTAATTCTTGCGGACACCTTCATATAGCTGATATTGGCCTGCAGGCTGCCATGGTAAAATCAGAGGATAAGATGGAAGAGGCGTATGATGTCTTTATTGGCGGAAAGCTTGGACCTGGGGCACAATTCGCTCAGAAACTAAAAGGACGTGTTAAGGAAGATAATTTGCTGTCGCTAATTTACATGTTTGTTTCAGTCTATTTGGAGAAACGAGATGGTGCAGAGTCATTTAATGAGTTTGTAAAAAGACTGGAAATATCATTTTTTCAGGAAATTTTGGATAACAACAATCATTGATAGCACAACGAAAAGTCATGAATAAGAAAAACAAGCTGTAGTCATTATATGCAGACAGCTTGTTTTTCTTAATTAATTTTGCTTAGTTATTTTTCATTCATGCCTTAATTAACTCATTAAATTGTTCTTTTCATAATAATAGCCTGAAAACTCCAGTTTGTCAGCTACCTTTGCCTGAGGAGGAAGAGTGATGTCTTTAAGAACATACTCCTTGAACACCTGATATCCGGTTCTGTCCACGATATATCCCACATGCTCCTTGCCATCTGGACTATCCTTGTCAATGAATTTATCGATGTAGATATATAAGTTTTTGATAACCTTAATAATTGTCTCCTTGTCAACCCACTCAAGAAAAGTAGCTGCAAGACGGGGGTTTTTCTTACCGGTCCTGCCCATGACAACCACACGGAAAAAGTTCTGGGGGTTTCGGTGCCAGGCATTAGTGGGGCATTTCATGATACATTCACCGCAGCCTATGCATCTGGTTTTGTCAAGCTTAATCTTATAGTTTACCATGGATAGTGCTCCAGTAACTCTGCGTTTGCAATTCTTAACACAGGCATTGCAGGAGATGCATCTGTATTCGTCATATTGCCTGTCAACCTGACCGATTATTCCAATATCCTGTAAATGAGCCTTAATACAGTCGTTTGGACAGCCTGTCAATGCGATTTTTACATGGTAGTCATTGGGGAAGGCTGTTTTTTCGATCTCATAGGCAAAAGCAGTTGTGTCATAGTTTGCAAACGGACATACCCTGTTACCTATACAAGCGGATATGTTCCTTGTACCTGCAGCAGGATAACCTTCTAAGGGAGTATCGATTTCAACACCGTGTAAAACCTCTATTTCGGTTATATATGGAGCAATAATATTATTTATCTCCTGCATGTTTTCAAAGTCAATTTGAGGTATTTCAAAACCTTGCCTGCTTGTTATGTGAACGGTTCCGTTTCCGTATCTGTTGGCAATTTCCTTTAAAAGATCAAAGTGCTTTACGTTAAGGTGGCCGCCTGGAACCCTTATTCTTAATGCTGTTTTCCCTCTTTTTTTAGTAATTCTCCATGCATTCTTCTTAACTTTTTTTGTATTTATTGACATCTCTACACCAACCTTTTCAATCAATAAGAGTCTTTGCCTTGGTATACCTGAAAACAGGCCCCTCAAGGCATATATAGGTTTCATCTATTTTGCAGTGACCGCATTTACCAACTCCGCAGCTCATGTTTCGTTCGAAGGAAACCCAGATGTTTTCCTCTTTGATCCCAAGTTTGATAAACTCCCTGGCAGTGCAACTCATCATAATTGGGGGACCCACAATAATAACTTCTACATTGTCAAAATCCTTTACCTTTACATGAGAAACAAAATCAGTTATAAAACCTGTATTACATGCCCAAGCGGAATCATTGCGATCCACAGTCAGAATAACGTTCATATCCTGAGATTTTGTCCATTGATCCACTTCGCCTTTAAAAAGGATGTCTTTTGGAGTTTTAAATCCTATCAATACATCAAGTCCATTTACTTCGTCCGGATTGTTTAAAAAATGCTTAATAATGCTTTTGACAGGTGCAAGTCCGGTACCGCCTGCAGACACTATCAGCTGTTTATTCCTGTATGAGTCAAGGGAAAAGCCGTTGCCGTAAGGACCGCGTAGATGGATATAGTCTCCGGCCTTTAGCTTTTTTATTTCATTTGTTACCTTACCTATGTGACGGATAGTCAGATCTATAAAACCTGTTCCAAAATCAGAAATGGATATGGGGCATTCTCCGACCGTAGGTATGGACACTTGAAGAAACTGCCCATGAACGACAGGCTTATCATATTCGACCCTATAAGTATAGTCAATTTCTGTTTCGGGGGTGACTTGCACAATTTTATATTTCTTTGATAAAAAACTATTTTCCATCGGTATTTGCTCCTTCTGCCAGTTTAGCCAATTTGTTAACAGAATTGGAGTAGGATATATACTCGGGGCAAACTTCGTCACATCTGCCGCATCCAGTACACATGTTGTACCCAAAACGCTTTTTAAAATCATATACTTTGTGAAAAACCTTAAAGCGCATCCTTTCTCCGTTGCTCCTTCTGAATGAATGTCCTCCTGCCATATCGGTATAGCCGTCAACATGGCAGCTTGCCCAAACGCGTCTTCTTTCTCCTGCGTTTGGCTGGCCGTCATACTTTATATCCTGCATTGACCAGCAGGTACAGGTCGGACATACAAAATTGCATCTTCCGCAGGCTATACATCTTTTGGTGTATTCGGACCAGATATCATCTTGGAACATATCCATTGTGATCTTGTTTATATCAGGTACTGCTACCTTTACCTGATTTGACTTAACAAACTCAGGGGAGAAGTCAGTTTTTTTACCTTTGTCCTGGAAGTATTTATCAAATTCCGAATTATTAAAGTGGCATGAAACTTTATTATCATTAAAGCGAAGAGCAATGTCATAATTATTTGTTTCATTCATGCCCATAGATACGCAGAAGCATGAGTCAAACCCCTCTCTACATTCAAGCATGAATATTTTAATCTTGTCTCGCAGCCTCTTATAGTAGTAGTCCCCATTGTTGCCGCCATTTTTTATAAACACCGATTCCAATATGGACAATGAGTTTATATCGCAAGGTCGCATCAGAATAATATATTTTTTATCATCAATCTGCGGAACTACCTCCTCATCGTTAAAGAAATAAAACAAAGTTTGTGTGATGGGAAAGTATATTTCCTTGGGAGAAAAATCGGACTTTTCATCATGAATTATGGAATACACATCTTTGATTTCCGAATACCTGACTATATCAGTACCAGAGTAAGTTCCTATGCCTTCATGCTTGACAGGAGCAAAGATGGTGTATTCTTTATTGAGCTCTTTAAGTACTTCATCAAATTGAGAACAAGTCAGTTCAATAGACATATCAGGACTCCTTTATAACTTTTTTTGAAGATATAAACCAGTACACAAAACCCATAAAGAAGGAACCGCCTGCAATGTTGCCCAGGGTAACGGGTACCAGGTTATTTATAAAACCAATCCAGTTCACGCTTGGATCGGTATGGGGAGCAAAAATTCCCATACCTAGAAGAGTCATGTTTGCGACGCTGTGTTCGAAGCCTGAACCTATAAATCCAAAAAGACACCAGAATATCAGCATAAGCTTGGCTGTCTCCTCCTTTGCTCTAGCACACATCCATATGGCAAGACACACAAGAAGATTACAGAGTAGGCCCCTGAAAAACAATTCACTAAAGGGGGCCGTCATCTTCATTGCAGATGTGCCGACAATAAATGAGTTTAGAGGCTCCTTTGCAATAAGTCCGGTTCCGGCCATAATTCCTGCCAGCATCAGTGAGCCTGCAAGATTTCCCAGATAGCTTAGAACCCAAACCTTTGCAGTATCAAGCCAGCTTACCTTCTTTTCAAGGTTGCCGATTACCATTACCATGTTGTTTCCGGTAAAAAGTTCGGCACCGGCAAAAATAACCAGAGTCAATGCAAGGGAAAATGACACACCCATCAATGCTTTAAGGAAGGGTATATTAGCTTCCTTCAAAGGTGCTCCTACGGAGAAAATCAGTATGATACCCAGCCCCACATATATACCGGCCATCATCGAGTATATAAAATACCTTAAAGGTGTTTGTTTGAGAAAGTTTGCCTTGTTTTTTGCGGCCTCGGAAAGCTTGATAACAGTTTCTTTTTCCAAAGTTTATCAGCCCTTTTCATTTTATATTACATAAATTTATATCGAGTAAATTAAACATTTTAATAATTATACTATAAATAATTAAAAAAATTCGTATCCATAGATACCAAATTTACTTTTATTAGTAAAGAACAAAATGACTTGCAATTTTGCAACATGAACCATAATTTCTTAACATAGAAAAAATACACACCCTTTAGGATGTGCATTTTTTCTATGTTAAGAAATTATAATGTATTCTACAACGCAACTTTCAACGAATTTATTCTTTGCCGTTCCAGCAGTATGTGCATACGTTATCCCATGGTAATCCGATTGCATCAAGCATATCGTACAGGGATTGATATTTTAACGTTGTGAAGTTCAAACGCTTTTTTATGCAATCAATCATGCAATTGTATTTATCTGTTCTCGGATCACAGTATTGATCCAATGAATCAGGCTCGCCACCTTCCAATTCCTGTATGGCTTGTCTAGCTACCAGGTCCATTTCTGAGTTTGATCTTGAAAAGTTCAGGTATTTGCAGCCATAAACCAGCGGCGGACAGGCCGGTCGAACATGGACCTCCTTGACATTACAACTGTAGAGCAATTCAGCCGTCTCCCTCATTTGGGTACCGCGAACAATCGAGTCGTCGCAAAACAGAAGCCGCTTACCTACAACCAGATCAGTGATGGGTATAAGTTTCATCTTCGCCACAAGGTTTCTTATACTCTGATCTTGAGGCATAAAGCTTCTGGACCAGGTTGGGGTATACTTGATAAAAGGCCTTCCAAAGGGAACCCTGGACTCATTGGAATAACCTATGGCATGTGCAATACCAGAATCAGGTATTCCGGCCACCAAATCTATTTCTACATTGTCATTACGTGCTAATGCAGCACCATTACGATAGCGCATTACCTCGACATTCATTCCTTCATAGGATGAAGATGGATAACCATAATAGACCCAAAGGAAAGCACAAATTTTCATTTTATCGCCAGGGGGTGAAATTTTCTGTATGCCGTCCGGTGTCAAAAGAATTATTTCCCCAGGGCCAAGCTCATATTTCGTTTGATATCCCATATTTGCGAAAGCACAAGACTCAAATGATACACAGTATGCACCTTCTTTTTCTCCTACAACAAGAGGTGTTTTTCCAAAACGGTCCCTTGCAGCATAAATTCCTTCAGAGGTCAGTATCAGCATGGTGCATGAGCCGTCTATGGCTTGTTGTGCATTTAAGATACCTTCCTTAAAGGACTCGCCTTCATCTATTAAATTGGATACAACTTCGGTAGGGTTGATTACTCCTCTGCTCAACTCCAGGAAATGAGTATTCTGTTTTGCCAGAGATTTGTCTACAAGATCCTGAAGGTTGTTTATACGCCCAACTGTGGATATTGAATAATACCCAAGGTGGGAATAGACAGTCAAGGGTTGCGGCTCAGTATCGCTTATGCAGCCTATTCCCATATTTCCTTCCATACCTGACAAATCTTCTTCAAACTTTGCCCTAAACTGTATATTTTGAATGTTGTGAATGGATCTTACAATACTGTTTCCGTTCCATACTGCCATTCCCCCGCGGCTTGTGCCTAAGTGTGAGTGGTAGTCGGTACCGAAATACAGATCCATAACACAACTGCTTTTTGAAACTACACCAAATAGTCCTCCCATTATAAATACACTCTCCCATGTTATTTGAAATAAATTAATTTCTGCCGGTAACTTTTAGTCTAGATTAAAAGTGATAAATCTAATACATTTATCTGTAGCAAATCTCGTTGAAGCGTTCGATAATGTCTAGGAAATTATGTTGTATGCTACACCATAATTTCTCACGACAACTTCAAGGTTGCAAAATTGCAAGCAATTTTGTTTTTGCTCCGCCAAATGTAAGATTATTAACACTTTTAATCTATAATATCGTTGTGGTAATCTTGTACGGATTTTACCTTATCTTCTTTAAGATGGGTTTCCTTGTAAGATTTAATACCTTTAGCACTTGCAAGTGCGGCTGTAAGTGTAGTAATATATGGTATCTTATATTTTATAGCGGTCTTACGAATATAAGAATCGTCATGCTGGCCTTGTTTGCCGATTGGTGTATTTACAATCAACTGGATTTCTTTGTTTGTTATAGCATCCGTTATATTTGGGCGACCTTCTTGCAGCTTTTTAATTAATTCAGACTTAATACCGTTTTGGGTCAAAAAGTTATGAGTTCCTTCAGTTGCTACTATTTTAAAGTCTAGGCCAACAAATATCTTTGCAACCTCGAGCATAGCGGATTTATCTTTTCCTGCTACACTGAACAAGACGGTTCCTGAAGTGGGCAGAGGTGCTTGTGTAGCTTCCTGTGCTTTGAAGAAAGCAAGGCCGAATGAGTTTGCAATGCCTAAAACTTCCCCTGTAGAACGCATTTCAGGCCCTAGGAGAGGATCAACTTCATGGAACATGCTAAACGGGAATACAGCCTCTTTTACTCCAAAATGTGTAATCTTTTTGGATTTTAACTCATTTATAGCTGATTTCTTGCCTGTAATATCAGCCATAATAGCTTCTGTTGCAATGTGGGCCATTGATATATTACATACCTTTGAAACCAGAGGAACTGTCCTTGAAGCACGAGGATTGGCTTCTAACACATAAACCCGGTCATCTGCAATAGCATATTGCATGTTCATCAGACCTACCACTTTAAGCTTCCTTGCTATCTTTGCCGTATATTCGTAAATTGTCTGCAAATGCTTGGGCGAAATATTGATAGGAGGTATAACACATGCTGAGTCTCCAGAGTGGATACCTGCCAATTCAATATGCTCCATAACGGCAGGGACAAAAGCTTCTGTTCCGTCAGCAATGGCATCTGCTTCTGCTTCAATAGCATTTGCCAGGAATCTGTCTATCAGTATAGGACGTTCAGGAGTAATATCAACAGCAGCTTTGACATATTGGGTAAGCATTTCTTCATCATAAACCACTTCCATGCCGCGGCCGCCAAGTACGTATGACGGTCTAACCATTAAAGGATATCCGATTCTGTTTGCAATTGAAAGTGCCTCTTCCAGGTTGCTGGCCATGCCGGATTCAGGCATTGGAATATCAAGCTCTTCCATTATTTTACGGAACATGTCACGGTCTTCGGCAAGGTCTATTGTATCAGGTGTGGTTCCTAGAATTTTAACTCCGGCTTTTTCAAGTTCTCCCGCAATGTTTAACGGAGTCTGGCCGCCGAATTGGATGATTATTCCTATGGGATTTTCTTTGTTGTAAATGCTTAGTACATCTTCAACTGTCAGTGGCTCAAAATATAGCTTATCTGATGTATCGTAGTCAGTTGATACTGTCTCAGGATTACAGTTTACAATTATCGTCTCAAAGCCCAAATCACGCAATGCGAAAGCTGCATGTACACAACAGTAATCAAACTCAATCCCTTGACCGATACGGTTAGGACCCCCACCGAGTATCATTACTTTCTTTTTATTACTGGACTCTGTCTTATCATTGGCATTGTAAGTTGAGTAATAGTATGCAGCATTTTCTACGCCGCTAACAGGAACAGGTTCCCATCCTTCCACTACGCCTAAAGCTACACGCTGTTTTCTGATTTCTTCTTCAGGGATGTTTAGAAGCTTTGATAAATAGCGGTCGGCAAAACCGTCTTTTTTAGCCTGGACAAGCAAATCGTCAGGAAGTTTGCTTCCGGTGTGCTTTAATATTTCTTCTTCTAATAAAACAAGATCTTTCATTTGCTGAATGAACCACTGCTTGATGTGGGTCAAGCGGCTGAGTTCATCAATATCTGCTCCCTTACGCAATGCTTCATACATAATGAATTGACGCTCGCTGGATGGCTCTCTCAGCATTTCCATAAGCTCAGATAGTGAACAATTGTTAAAGTTCTTTGCAAAACCTAAGCCATACCGCCCGGTTTCAAGGGAACGAATTGCTTTTTGAAAGGCTTCCTTGTAGTTTTTACCAATACTCATAACTTCCCCGACAGCCCTCATCTGGGTTCCAAGTTTATCCTGGGAGCCTTTGAATTTTTCGAAGGCCCAACGTGCAAACTTAACAACTACATAATCACCTGAAGGTGTATATTTTTCCAGTGATCCGTCACGCCAGTAGGGAATTTCGTCTAAAGTAACACCGGCAGCCAGCATTGAGGATATCAATGCAATTGGGAAACCTGTAGCTTTAGATGCCAGAGCGGAAGAACGTGAAGTACGAGGGTTTATTTCTATAACTACTACACGACCGGTTTTGGGGTCGTGAGCAAACTGTACGTTGGTGCCTCCGATTACTTGTATTGCTTCAACTATATCGTAGGCGTGTCTTTGAAGACGTTGTTGGAGTTCGGGACTTATAGTCAGCATAGGTGCGGAGCAGAATGAGTCTCCTGTATGCACACCTATAGCATCAATGTTTTCTATAAAGCACACAGTAATCATTTGGTTTTTGGAGTCACGAACAACTTCTAGTTCAAGTTCTTCCCATCCAAGTACCGATTCTTCAACAAGAATTTGACCGATAATGCTTGCAGCAATTCCACGCTGAGCAACAATCCTTAACTCTTCAATATTGTATACCAGTCCGCCGCCTGTACCCCCCATGGTATAAGCTGGGCGAATTACAACCGGAAATCCAAGCTCAAGGGCAATTTTTTCAGCCTCTTCAACACTGAAGGCAGGTTTGCTGCGTGGCATTTCTATACCGAGTCTGTTCATGGTTTCTTTAAATGCAATCCTGTCTTCGCCTCGTTCTATTGCATCTACCTGAACTCCTATAACTTTAACACCATATTTTTCAAGCACTCCTGCTTTTGACAGCTCAAGGCACAGGTTAAGTGCGGATTGACCTCCTAAATTCGGCAGCAATGCATCAGGACGTTCTGTATCGATAATCTGAGTTAATCTTTCTACATTAAGCGGCTCAATATAAGTTGCATCAGCCATGACCGGGTCAGTCATGATAGTTGCTGGATTAGAGTTTACCAGTACTATTTTGTATCCGAGTTTCCGGAGAGCTTTACATGCTTGAGTACCGGAATAATCAAACTCACATGCTTGTCCTATAATTATGGGTCCGGAACCAATAATTAGTATTTTGCTGGTATCATTTCTTTTAGGCATATTTTTACTCCTTCTTTATTAATAAAACTGTCTAGAAGATATTATATAATAGATGATGAATAAATTACATCGGTTACATAAATTTTTTTATATACAAAATCGCTGGCGATTTTGCAACCTTGGTGTTGTCATGAGAAGTTGTGGTGTTGAATACACCATAATTTCCTAGACATTAAAAAAAGGCCCTATACAGCGGTTATGCTGCACAGGGCCCGAAAGCTTTTTATACTTTATATTTTTCCAGCTTGTTGTCAAGCTCTTGTACCAGAGCAACCAGATGGTGTGATGAGGAATTCATTTCATCTATGAATTTTAATTGACTTTCAATGGAGGTTGTTACGTCTTTGCTTGATGATGCGGTTTGTACAGATACTTCCGAAATGTGTTCGATTGCTTTTATGACATCATTTTTGTCATTCTGCATTTTTTGTATGGATTCATTGACCTGCTGAATTTTATTGACAACCAAGTTTATTGCATTGGCAATATCGTTAAATGCACTGTCGGTTTTATTTACAGCGAGATTTTGTTCCTGGGAGACCTTTTTCATCGCTTCCATGGATATTATTGCATGCCGTGTTTCTTCCTGAATGCTTTGCACAAGTGTGTTTATTTCTTCGGTGGATTTTCTGCTTTGGTCTGCAAGTTTCCTTACTTCCTCTGCTACTACAGCAAATCCTTTTCCGGCTTCACCGGCTCTTGCGGCTTCAATGGCAGCATTTAAGGCCAACAGATTGGTCTGCTCGGCAATGCTTTCGATAGACTCAACAAACAAGCCGATGTCCTTAGTGGTATCCGTAAGTTTTTCTACAACCAAAAATATTTTTTCCGATGTATCAAAATTTTCCTTGGATTTTTCTCTTAGGACATTTACCGATTGAAGCCCAATATTATTTAAGTTGTTTATTTTATTTGTTTCCGTAGCCACTTCGGAATAGCTTTCAAACACAAAGTTGATTTGTTGGGATAGTTTTTCAACAACACCCACACCTTGCTGGGCTTCTGCTGCCTGATCAGAGGAACTGGCAGCTATTTCATCCGCTGTTTGAGAAATGGCTTTAATAGCTTCCGAAGCATCTATAGCGGTTGAATTGACTTGGGTTGTTGACTTCACTATATTTGAGGAGAGAGTGTGAAAGCTTTTAATAAGCTGATTGGTATCACTTAGTACAGAGTTGAAGAAAGATGCCATTTTGGAGAAATAACCATAGTCGCCAATGTTTATGGGCTCGGAATAATCTCCGTTGGTTATTTTCTCCAATTGTGCATTCATTTGTCTTATTATTCGGTTAAATGTCATGTCGGTAGCTTTTTTAATCAAGAGAGCTATAGCAAGACAGGCACTGGTATTAAAAATAAGCGGTCGGATATTGTAGTTGGATTGTGCAAATGTCAGCAGACCTGTTGCAAGGGCAATTATAACTACCAGTAAGTAGGCTATTCTTAAGGGACTTATAAAAGCACGTTTCATAAATATAAGACCTCCATTTTTAGTTTTAGGAATGAATAAACCAATTAGAGATAGACAAGAGATGTTTTTTAAAAAGTTGTTGAATTACATTTGGAAAATTGTTGTTACCATAATATTAATATAATTCTATAAAACCATGAAAACTCCTTCTTGAATATTCAAAAAATGTTGTAAATATATTTATTTGGTATTGACAAAATCTTTTGGGTATACTTTTATTAAGTAGTAACTTCAATTTTGCAATATTACGGGAGGAAACATGAAAGAAGAGAATGTTATGGAAAATAAACGACTTATAGGTTGGGAGAGGAGAACAGCTATATTTTTATCCAGCCAGACCTTCTCCTTGTTCGGGTCTTCATTAGTGCAGTTTGCTATAATATGGTACATAGCTAAAACCACCAACTCAGGAATTATGGTCACCATCTCAACAATATGCTCGTTTTTACCTCAGCTGTTTATATCGCTGTTCGCAGGAGTTTGGGCCGACAGATATAATCGAAGGATGTTAATTGTATTGTCAGACGGGATGATCGCAATTTCTACCTTAATTTTAGCTGTTGTATTTTTTATGGGCTATAAAGGAATGGTGCTTATTTTCTTAATTTCGGCAATCCGTTCTTTGGGGACAGGAATACAAACCCCTGCCGTTAGTGCATTTATTCCTCAAATAGTTCCTGAAGAAAAATTAATGAGAATAAATGGTATCAACAGTACCATCCAATCATTAGTGTTTCTTGTATCACCTGCTGCCAGCGGTGCTATTCTTTCTACCAGCACTTTTGAATCCATTTTGTTTATAGATGTTATTACAGCGGCTGTTGGAATAACCCTATTACTGGCACTTAAAGTTCCTGCTCACAAAAGGGCATCGGATAAACCTGATACCGATTACTTCCATGATCTCAAAGAAGGGCTCAGGTATTCCTTTAGAAATACGTTTATTAAAAATTTGCTTTTATTCTATTCTATATTTATGTTTTTGATTGTGCCTGCTGCATTTCTTAATGTTTTAATGGTTACCAGAGTATTCGGAAATGAGTATTGGCAGCTTACCGCCAATGAAATGGCCTTTTTTGCAGGTTCCATTGTTGGAGGAATTGCTATTGCATCATGGGGAGGCTTTAAGAACCGTATTGTTACATTAGTTTTCGGCTGCTGTATCTTCGGTGTTTTAACAGTGGCTATCGGTTTTGTAAAAATCTTTTATGTTTATCTGGGAATCATGGTTCTTACAGGCATAACCATGCCGATGTTTAATTCTCCGAGCATGGTCTTATTGCAGGAGAAGGTTGATATCGATATGCAGGGAAGAGTATTCAGCCTTATACAGATTGTTTCATCGGGAATTATGCCATTGGGTATGCTCGTTTTTGGACCGCTGGCTGATGTGGTCAGGATAGAGATGCTTATGATAATATCAGGAGTACTGATTGTTATCTTAAGTATCATCATGTTCTTAAATAAAAATTTTATCAAAGAAGGTATTAAAGCTCAGTAATATTATAAACAGAATGAATGCTTAATTATTGCTGCGATTACAGTTGCTTTCATGGTATAATCTTTTATATTAAAAGTGATAACTTATAAAAATTAGATTTCAATAATACATAGGAAATGGGTAAGATTTCATGGAAAACTATTTTGATATAGTCATTGTGGGGGCAGGAGCGGTAGGCTGTGCAATAGCCAGGGAGCTCTCGAAGTACAAGCTCCAGATCGCAGTGCTGGAGAAGGAAAGTGATGTTGCAGCGGGAACAAGCGGCAGAAACAGTGCTGTTGTTCATGCGGGCTTTAACAACAAGG
Encoded here:
- the asrC gene encoding sulfite reductase subunit C; translated protein: MSINTKKVKKNAWRITKKRGKTALRIRVPGGHLNVKHFDLLKEIANRYGNGTVHITSRQGFEIPQIDFENMQEINNIIAPYITEIEVLHGVEIDTPLEGYPAAGTRNISACIGNRVCPFANYDTTAFAYEIEKTAFPNDYHVKIALTGCPNDCIKAHLQDIGIIGQVDRQYDEYRCISCNACVKNCKRRVTGALSMVNYKIKLDKTRCIGCGECIMKCPTNAWHRNPQNFFRVVVMGRTGKKNPRLAATFLEWVDKETIIKVIKNLYIYIDKFIDKDSPDGKEHVGYIVDRTGYQVFKEYVLKDITLPPQAKVADKLEFSGYYYEKNNLMS
- a CDS encoding nitrite/sulfite reductase; this translates as MAYDQIWKQDEENLNNVEKIKLRRDGLDVVDTIINKYSKQGLDSVSEDDKILLKWAGIYEQRPKTGQFMLRVRINTGIMSSVQAKTLADISHKYGRDYARISTRGAVQFYNIEINDLPDIFKMLESVGLASYESCGDCPRTVVGNPLAGIDKDELMDTTDIVNEVNNFFLLNRDFSNLPRKFKISISSSINNPGNCEINDISFTPAVKVVDGNEVIGFHFRVGGGLSTKPNMAKEVDAFVLPEDVLRVVVGAATIFRDFGYRKSRNHARLKFLIEDWGVEKFTQKLFEYTGKLPSKGIDKVENWNSSYFYGVNKQKQKDKSYIGIHVPLGSLKSGQLTELAKISERFGDGFIRTTSSQNIIITGIKNSDIDEVLSLPIFKDLSPNPKTFLSHLVACTGSKYCNLALADTQKIGERLASYLDSKLKPDTPIRINITGCPNSCGHLHIADIGLQAAMVKSEDKMEEAYDVFIGGKLGPGAQFAQKLKGRVKEDNLLSLIYMFVSVYLEKRDGAESFNEFVKRLEISFFQEILDNNNH
- the asrB gene encoding anaerobic sulfite reductase subunit AsrB, which gives rise to MENSFLSKKYKIVQVTPETEIDYTYRVEYDKPVVHGQFLQVSIPTVGECPISISDFGTGFIDLTIRHIGKVTNEIKKLKAGDYIHLRGPYGNGFSLDSYRNKQLIVSAGGTGLAPVKSIIKHFLNNPDEVNGLDVLIGFKTPKDILFKGEVDQWTKSQDMNVILTVDRNDSAWACNTGFITDFVSHVKVKDFDNVEVIIVGPPIMMSCTAREFIKLGIKEENIWVSFERNMSCGVGKCGHCKIDETYICLEGPVFRYTKAKTLID
- a CDS encoding formate/nitrite transporter family protein translates to MEKETVIKLSEAAKNKANFLKQTPLRYFIYSMMAGIYVGLGIILIFSVGAPLKEANIPFLKALMGVSFSLALTLVIFAGAELFTGNNMVMVIGNLEKKVSWLDTAKVWVLSYLGNLAGSLMLAGIMAGTGLIAKEPLNSFIVGTSAMKMTAPFSELFFRGLLCNLLVCLAIWMCARAKEETAKLMLIFWCLFGFIGSGFEHSVANMTLLGMGIFAPHTDPSVNWIGFINNLVPVTLGNIAGGSFFMGFVYWFISSKKVIKES
- the asrA gene encoding anaerobic sulfite reductase subunit AsrA: MSIELTCSQFDEVLKELNKEYTIFAPVKHEGIGTYSGTDIVRYSEIKDVYSIIHDEKSDFSPKEIYFPITQTLFYFFNDEEVVPQIDDKKYIILMRPCDINSLSILESVFIKNGGNNGDYYYKRLRDKIKIFMLECREGFDSCFCVSMGMNETNNYDIALRFNDNKVSCHFNNSEFDKYFQDKGKKTDFSPEFVKSNQVKVAVPDINKITMDMFQDDIWSEYTKRCIACGRCNFVCPTCTCWSMQDIKYDGQPNAGERRRVWASCHVDGYTDMAGGHSFRRSNGERMRFKVFHKVYDFKKRFGYNMCTGCGRCDEVCPEYISYSNSVNKLAKLAEGANTDGK